A region of Liolophura sinensis isolate JHLJ2023 chromosome 8, CUHK_Ljap_v2, whole genome shotgun sequence DNA encodes the following proteins:
- the LOC135473920 gene encoding cholesterol 25-hydroxylase-like protein 1, member 2, with product MVNTSFSSADDPSILQSLWDLRVGYEEQLRSPLFPVVLSVVTYFVLCIFFMIIDLLGERLPFIYKYKIQPEKKVTVAQIYDTVHLTIWNHVIFILPASAAQWVWTPPTTLPDLAPTLWEFTWHQIACLIVFDFQYYVWHLIHHRVRFLYKHIHSVHHRYHSPFGWVTQYLHPWELITVGFLTTTNTWFFKCHCLTTWSYMIVSILISVEAHHGFDFPFAINNWFPFGLVGGAPKHDMHHLKPWTNFQPFFNHFDRYFGTHCPFMMAGGKKSKALIEYEQRNRETKKQG from the coding sequence ATGGTGAATACGAGCTTTTCCTCCGCAGACGACCCCAGCATCCTGCAGTCTTTATGGGACCTCAGGGTCGGGTACGAAGAACAACTACGCTCCCCTCTCTTTCCCGTGGTGCTGTCCGTCGTCACGTACTTCGTCTTGTGTATCTTTTTTATGATTATTGACCTATTGGGAGAACGGCTACCTttcatatacaagtacaaaatCCAACCGGAGAAGAAGGTGACAGTTGCTCAGATCTACGACACGGTCCATCTGACCATCTGGAACCACGTTATCTTTATTCTGCCCGCCTCAGCCGCCCAGTGGGTGTGGACGCCACCCACGACCCTCCCGGACTTAGCACCGACCCTTTGGGAGTTCACCTGGCACCAAATAGCCTGCCTCATCGTCTTCGACTTCCAGTACTACGTGTGGCACTTGATCCACCATCGAGTCCGGTTCTTGTACAAGCACATCCACTCTGTCCATCATCGCTACCACAGCCCGTTTGGCTGGGTCACCCAGTATCTTCACCCCTGGGAATTGATCACAGTGGGATTCCTTACCACGACTAACACCTGGTTCTTCAAATGCCATTGCTTGACCACCTGGAGCTACATGATCGTCAGTATTCTCATCAGCGTCGAAGCTCATCACGGATTTGACTTCCCGTTCGCCATCAACAATTGGTTTCCTTTCGGCCTGGTTGGAGGAGCTCCCAAACACGACATGCACCATCTAAAACCGTGGACAAATTTCCAGCCCTTCTTTAATCACTTCGATCGCTATTTTGGTACTCATTGTCCCTTTATGATGGCGGGAGGAAAGAAATCCAAAGCGTTAATAGAGTACGAACAACGGAACAGGGAGACAAAAAAACAAGGGTAA